In Onthophagus taurus isolate NC chromosome 6, IU_Otau_3.0, whole genome shotgun sequence, a genomic segment contains:
- the LOC111413234 gene encoding uncharacterized protein: protein MGVLYLGSYSGVLRLNQLMFNTITSIILVLLSYSASNTQKDLTSCAFIASSGAVILTLVFLMIKSFDLDKIVKIPWHRIEMGFCVVWILFLLNMTPQLICNDGYAYKVTGIIFLLSSIFYVAEILECIEENKQEQS from the exons ATGGGTGTTTTATACTTAGGAAGTTATTCGGGTGTTTTAAGACTTAATCAGTTg ATGTTCAATACAATAACATCAATAATCTTAGTATTGTTGTCATATTCAGCATCAAACACTCAAAAAGATTTAACATCCTGTGCTTTTATAGCTTCTTCGGGAGCTGTTATTTTAACATTagtgtttttaatgataaagtcTTTTGATCTAGACAAAATAGTTAAAATACCTTGGCACAGAATTGAAATGGGATTTTGCGTTGTTTggatattatttcttttaaatatgacTCCACAATTAATTTGCAACGACGGTTATGCTTATAAAGTAACAGGA ataatatttttactCTCCTCAATTTTCTATGTCGCGGAAATTTTAGAATGTATCGAAGAAAACAAACAAGAACAATCATAA
- the LOC111413226 gene encoding CKLF-like MARVEL transmembrane domain-containing protein 3 isoform X2 gives MLTIAATGVSARGDAFLVASIGAFIITLLLLLIRIMDLDTTMNLPWMKIEFGYCVIWSIFYHITATKVIDTYVDGYIAGGVFGLLAMILYIIDAIDKFRTGL, from the exons atgcttacAATTG CAGCAACGGGTGTTTCAGCGAGAGGTGATGCCTTTTTGGTCGCTTCAATTGGTGCTTTCATAATAACCTtactacttttattaataagaatcaTGGATTTAGATACAACAATGAATTTACCTTGGATGAAAATCGAATTTGGTTATTGCGTGATTTGGTCGATATTCTATCACATAACAGCAACTAAAGTCATAGATACTTATGTGGATGGTTATATTGCTGGAGga gtttttgGGTTATTAGCAATGATTTTATACATCATCGATGCTATAGATAAATTTAGAACTGGATTGTAG
- the LOC111413226 gene encoding CKLF-like MARVEL transmembrane domain-containing protein 3 isoform X1, producing MGLLYVRTLPGALKCLQLLFNLIAFICVAATGVSARGDAFLVASIGAFIITLLLLLIRIMDLDTTMNLPWMKIEFGYCVIWSIFYHITATKVIDTYVDGYIAGGVFGLLAMILYIIDAIDKFRTGL from the exons ATGGGTTTACTGTATGTTCGTACACTACCAggtgctttaaaatgcttacAATTG ttattcaATTTGATTGCTTTCATTTGTGTAGCAGCAACGGGTGTTTCAGCGAGAGGTGATGCCTTTTTGGTCGCTTCAATTGGTGCTTTCATAATAACCTtactacttttattaataagaatcaTGGATTTAGATACAACAATGAATTTACCTTGGATGAAAATCGAATTTGGTTATTGCGTGATTTGGTCGATATTCTATCACATAACAGCAACTAAAGTCATAGATACTTATGTGGATGGTTATATTGCTGGAGga gtttttgGGTTATTAGCAATGATTTTATACATCATCGATGCTATAGATAAATTTAGAACTGGATTGTAG
- the LOC111413225 gene encoding proteolipid protein 2-like: MGLLYVRTLPGALKCVQLLFNLIAFICIAATGVSPRGDAFLVASVGAFVITLLLLLIRIMDLDTKINLPWMKIEFGYCVIWSIFYLITAALVIDTNVDGYIAGGVFGLLAMILYIIDAIDKFRTGL; the protein is encoded by the exons ATGGGTTTACTGTATGTTCGCACACTACCAGGTGCTTTAAAATGCGTACAATTG ttattcaATTTGATTGCTTTCATTTGTATAGCAGCAACGGGAGTTTCACCGAGAGGTGACGCCTTTTTGGTCGCTTCAGTTGGTGCTTTCGTAATAACCTtactacttttattaataagaatcaTGGATTTagacacaaaaattaatttaccttGGATGAAAATCGAATTTGGTTATTGCGTGATTTGGTCGATATTCTATCTCATAACAGCGGCTTTAGTCATAGATACGAATGTGGATGGTTATATTGCTGGAGga GTTTTTGGGTTATTAGCAATGATTTTATACATCATCGATGCTATAGATAAGTTTAGAACTGGATTGTAG